A single window of Helicobacter pylori DNA harbors:
- a CDS encoding di-trans,poly-cis-decaprenylcistransferase, whose protein sequence is MDNTLKHLAIIMDGNGRWAKLKNKARAYGHKKGVKTLKDITIWCANHKLECLTLYAFSTENWKRPKSEVDFLMKMLKKYLKDERSTYLDNNIRFRAIGDLEGFSKELRDTILQLENDTRHFKDFTQVLALNYGSKNELSRAFKSLLESPPSHISLLESLENEISNRLDTHDLPEVDLLLRTGGEMRLSNFLLWQSSYAELFFTPILWPDFTPKDLENIISDFYKRVRKFGELKC, encoded by the coding sequence TTGGACAACACTCTCAAACACCTTGCCATTATTATGGATGGTAATGGCAGGTGGGCTAAATTAAAGAATAAAGCTAGGGCTTATGGGCATAAAAAAGGCGTAAAAACCCTTAAAGACATCACGATCTGGTGCGCTAACCATAAATTAGAATGCTTGACTTTATACGCTTTTTCTACGGAAAATTGGAAACGCCCTAAAAGTGAAGTGGATTTTTTGATGAAAATGCTTAAAAAATACCTTAAAGATGAGCGATCCACTTACTTGGATAATAACATACGCTTCAGGGCGATAGGGGATTTAGAGGGCTTTTCTAAAGAATTGAGAGACACGATCTTGCAGCTTGAAAACGATACCAGGCATTTTAAGGATTTTACGCAAGTTTTAGCCCTTAATTACGGATCTAAAAACGAGCTTTCAAGGGCTTTTAAAAGCTTATTAGAAAGCCCGCCTAGCCATATAAGCCTTTTAGAAAGCTTAGAAAATGAAATTTCTAATCGTTTAGACACGCATGATTTGCCGGAAGTGGATTTGTTGTTACGAACAGGGGGGGAAATGCGCTTGTCTAATTTTTTATTGTGGCAGTCCAGCTATGCGGAATTGTTTTTCACGCCGATTTTATGGCCTGATTTCACCCCTAAAGATTTAGAAAACATCATTAGCGATTTTTACAAAAGAGTGCGCAAATTCGGGGAATTAAAATGCTAG
- a CDS encoding polyribonucleotide nucleotidyltransferase has translation MDFITINSSNKTEEFALKQVAKQATSSLLYRLGKTIILASVCIEREPVSEDFLPLVVQFLEKSYAAGKIPGGFVKREGRAQDFEILTSRLIDRTLRPLFPKDYRYPTQITLMVLSHDIENDLQVSALNAASAALFLAHIAPIKSVSACRIARMDNEFIINPSASLLNQSSLDLFVSGTKESLNMIEMRSLGQKLNALEESLMLKALELAQKSLKETCTLYEEAFTPHQNELLFKESQGIIFNERLLDLLKNQYFDEIIKGIESSALSERENVFNEIAKKISEAHSEFSLEEIEWSLEKVKKTEIRRMIIKDKIRPDKRALEEVRPILIESDLLPMAHSSILFTRGQTQSLVVGVLGTDNDAQTHESLEHKAPIKERFMFHYNFPPFCVGEASSIGATSRRELGHGNLAKRALETSIKNKEQVIRLVSEILESNGSSSMASVCAGSLALYASGVEIYDLVAGVAMGMVSEGQDHAILSDISGLEDAEGDMDFKIAGNLEGITAMQMDTKMSGIRLEVLYQALLQAKEARKHILKIMHEAKEKIVINFSHLPTTEIFNVAPDKIVEIIGQGGRVIKEIVEKFEVKIDLNKPSGEVKIMGNKERVLKTKEFILNYLHSLDQELEQYAIDEVLEAQVKRIVDFGAFLSLPKGGEGLLRKQNMDRCQVALKEGDSIKCRVISFNKGKIALDLA, from the coding sequence ATGGATTTTATCACCATCAATTCTAGTAACAAAACCGAAGAGTTCGCTCTCAAACAAGTGGCCAAACAAGCCACCAGCTCTCTTTTATACCGCTTAGGAAAAACCATCATTTTAGCGAGCGTGTGTATAGAAAGAGAGCCTGTGAGTGAAGATTTTCTGCCTTTAGTGGTGCAGTTTTTAGAAAAATCGTATGCTGCCGGTAAAATTCCTGGCGGTTTTGTTAAAAGAGAAGGCAGAGCGCAAGATTTTGAAATCTTAACCTCTAGGCTTATAGACAGGACTTTACGCCCTTTATTCCCTAAAGATTACCGCTACCCTACCCAAATCACTTTAATGGTTTTAAGCCATGATATTGAAAATGATTTGCAAGTCTCCGCTTTAAACGCCGCTTCAGCCGCTCTCTTTTTGGCCCATATCGCTCCCATTAAAAGCGTGAGCGCTTGCAGGATCGCTAGGATGGACAACGAATTTATCATTAACCCTAGCGCAAGCCTTTTGAATCAATCCAGTTTGGATCTGTTCGTGTCCGGCACCAAAGAGAGTTTGAACATGATAGAAATGCGCTCTTTGGGGCAAAAATTAAACGCTTTAGAAGAGTCTTTAATGCTAAAAGCTTTAGAGTTGGCTCAAAAAAGTTTGAAAGAAACTTGCACGCTTTATGAAGAGGCTTTCACGCCTCACCAAAACGAGCTGCTTTTTAAAGAAAGCCAAGGAATAATTTTTAATGAAAGGCTGTTAGATTTATTAAAAAACCAGTATTTTGATGAAATCATCAAAGGCATTGAAAGTTCTGCTTTGAGCGAGCGAGAAAATGTTTTCAATGAAATTGCTAAAAAAATCAGTGAAGCCCATTCAGAGTTCAGTTTAGAAGAAATTGAATGGTCTTTAGAAAAAGTGAAAAAAACTGAGATAAGGCGCATGATTATTAAGGATAAAATCCGTCCGGATAAGCGCGCGTTAGAAGAAGTGCGGCCCATTTTGATAGAGAGCGATTTGCTCCCTATGGCGCACAGCTCCATTTTATTCACTAGGGGGCAAACGCAGAGCTTAGTGGTAGGGGTTTTAGGCACGGATAATGACGCTCAAACCCATGAGAGTTTGGAGCATAAAGCCCCTATCAAAGAGCGCTTCATGTTTCATTATAATTTCCCTCCTTTTTGCGTGGGCGAAGCGAGTTCTATTGGCGCGACTTCAAGGCGCGAATTAGGGCATGGGAATTTGGCTAAAAGAGCCTTAGAAACGAGCATTAAAAATAAAGAGCAGGTGATACGATTGGTTTCTGAGATTTTAGAAAGCAATGGCTCAAGCTCAATGGCGAGCGTGTGCGCAGGGTCTTTAGCCCTTTATGCAAGCGGTGTGGAAATTTATGATTTAGTCGCTGGGGTGGCTATGGGCATGGTGAGCGAAGGGCAAGATCACGCTATTTTAAGCGATATTAGCGGATTAGAAGACGCCGAAGGCGATATGGATTTTAAAATTGCTGGGAATTTAGAAGGCATTACGGCCATGCAAATGGATACCAAAATGAGCGGTATTAGATTAGAGGTTTTATACCAAGCCTTACTCCAAGCTAAAGAAGCGCGGAAACATATTTTAAAAATCATGCATGAAGCGAAAGAAAAGATTGTGATCAATTTTTCCCATTTGCCCACGACTGAAATTTTTAATGTCGCTCCCGATAAAATTGTAGAAATTATCGGTCAAGGAGGGCGTGTGATTAAAGAGATAGTAGAAAAGTTTGAGGTTAAAATTGATTTGAATAAACCGAGCGGTGAAGTGAAAATCATGGGGAATAAAGAACGGGTTTTGAAAACTAAGGAATTTATTTTAAATTATTTGCATTCTTTAGATCAAGAATTGGAGCAATACGCTATTGATGAGGTATTAGAAGCTCAAGTGAAACGAATTGTGGATTTTGGGGCGTTTTTAAGCTTGCCTAAGGGGGGCGAAGGCTTGTTGAGAAAACAAAACATGGACAGGTGTCAAGTGGCTTTAAAAGAAGGCGATAGCATCAAATGTAGGGTGATTAGTTTCAATAAGGGTAAAATCGCTTTGGATTTAGCTTAA
- the cysE gene encoding serine O-acetyltransferase has protein sequence MLDLSYSLERVLQEDPAARNKWEVLLLYPGIHALLCYRLAHALHKRRFYFIARALSQLARFITGIEIHPGAKIGRGLFIDHGMGVVIGETTEIGDDVTIYHGVTLGGTGKFKGKRHPTLGNRVVVGAGAKVLGAICVGDDVKIGANAVVLSDLPTGSTAVGAKAKTITKDH, from the coding sequence ATGCTAGATTTGTCTTATAGCCTGGAGCGTGTCTTGCAAGAAGACCCGGCAGCTAGGAATAAGTGGGAGGTTCTTTTGCTTTATCCGGGCATTCATGCGCTGCTTTGTTACCGCCTAGCGCATGCGTTGCACAAGCGGAGGTTTTACTTCATCGCTCGCGCGCTTTCTCAGTTAGCGCGTTTTATCACTGGGATAGAAATCCATCCGGGTGCTAAGATTGGGAGGGGGCTTTTTATCGATCATGGCATGGGTGTGGTGATTGGCGAGACCACAGAGATTGGAGATGATGTTACTATTTATCATGGCGTAACTCTAGGGGGTACGGGCAAGTTTAAGGGCAAGCGCCACCCTACTTTAGGCAACCGAGTGGTAGTGGGGGCAGGGGCTAAGGTCTTGGGCGCGATTTGCGTGGGTGATGATGTGAAGATTGGGGCTAATGCGGTGGTGCTTTCAGATTTGCCCACGGGTTCTACGGCTGTAGGCGCTAAAGCCAAAACCATCACAAAGGATCATTAA
- the purD gene encoding phosphoribosylamine--glycine ligase: MKDNNNYNVLIVGNKGREYALAQRLQQDERVNALYFYLGNGGTQDLGENLECEHYEHIVELALKKQIHLAIISEEELLILGLTEMLEKAGILVFGASKEAAKLEASKSYMKAFVKECGIKSASYFETNDLKEALNHIQSASFPLVIKALNKNTSIVHHQEEVLKILEDAFKQNNEPVIIEPFLEGFELSVTALIANDDFILLPFCQNYKRLLEGDNGVNTSGMGAFAPANFFFDHLEEKIKEQIFKPALKKLQDNNAPFKGVLLAEIVVIEEKGVLEPYLLDFSVRFKDIECQTILPLLESSLLDLCLATAKGELNSLELVFSKEFVMSVALVSRNYPASSSPKQTLYIDPVDEKKGHLILGEVEQDNGVFESSGGRVIFAIGRGKSLLEARNHAYEIAQKVHFEGMFYRKDIGFKVLDLKEYS, translated from the coding sequence ATGAAAGATAACAATAACTATAATGTTTTAATTGTGGGGAATAAGGGGCGAGAGTATGCTTTGGCTCAAAGGCTTCAGCAAGATGAGCGAGTGAATGCTTTGTATTTTTATTTGGGTAATGGTGGCACTCAAGATTTAGGCGAGAATCTGGAATGCGAACATTATGAGCATATCGTGGAATTGGCCCTTAAAAAACAGATCCATTTAGCCATCATTTCAGAAGAAGAGCTTTTGATTTTAGGGCTTACAGAAATGCTAGAAAAAGCGGGGATTTTAGTGTTTGGGGCTTCTAAAGAAGCGGCTAAGTTAGAAGCTTCTAAAAGCTACATGAAAGCTTTTGTTAAAGAGTGCGGTATTAAAAGCGCGTCTTACTTTGAAACAAACGATTTAAAAGAAGCTCTCAATCACATTCAAAGTGCTTCCTTCCCTTTAGTCATTAAAGCGTTGAATAAAAACACAAGCATTGTCCATCATCAAGAAGAAGTGCTAAAAATCCTTGAAGACGCTTTCAAACAAAATAATGAGCCTGTGATCATAGAGCCTTTTTTAGAGGGGTTTGAGCTTTCAGTTACAGCGCTCATAGCCAACGATGATTTTATTTTGCTGCCCTTTTGCCAAAACTATAAACGCTTATTAGAGGGGGATAATGGGGTCAATACCAGTGGCATGGGAGCGTTCGCTCCTGCAAATTTTTTCTTTGATCATTTAGAAGAGAAAATCAAAGAGCAGATTTTTAAACCCGCTTTAAAAAAATTGCAAGATAATAACGCGCCTTTTAAAGGGGTTTTGCTCGCTGAAATTGTGGTCATAGAAGAAAAGGGCGTTTTAGAGCCGTATTTATTGGATTTTAGCGTGCGTTTTAAAGATATTGAATGCCAGACGATTTTACCCCTTTTAGAAAGCTCGCTTTTAGATTTGTGTTTGGCTACAGCCAAAGGGGAATTAAATTCTCTTGAATTGGTGTTTTCTAAAGAATTTGTGATGAGTGTGGCGCTTGTTTCTAGGAATTACCCCGCCAGCTCTTCGCCCAAACAAACCCTTTATATTGATCCGGTTGATGAAAAAAAGGGCCATTTGATTTTAGGGGAGGTGGAGCAGGATAACGGCGTGTTTGAAAGCAGTGGGGGGAGGGTGATCTTTGCCATTGGCAGAGGAAAATCCTTATTAGAAGCCAGAAACCATGCTTATGAAATCGCTCAAAAGGTGCATTTTGAAGGCATGTTTTATCGCAAGGATATTGGTTTTAAGGTGTTAGATCTGAAAGAATACTCTTGA
- a CDS encoding RDD family protein produces MRSPNLEKEETEIIETLLMREKMRLCPLYWRILAFLTDGLLVAFLLSDLLRACDFLHSLYWLANPIYHGVFVAMGFIILYGVYEIFFVCLCKMSLAKLVFRIKIIDIYLADCPSRAILLKRLGLKIVVFLCPFLWFVVFKNPYHRAWHEEKSKSLLVLF; encoded by the coding sequence ATGCGCTCTCCAAATTTAGAAAAAGAAGAAACTGAAATCATAGAAACACTCCTTATGCGTGAAAAAATGCGTTTATGCCCCTTGTATTGGCGCATCTTAGCGTTTTTAACCGATGGTTTGTTGGTAGCGTTTTTATTGAGTGATCTTTTAAGGGCGTGCGATTTCTTGCATTCTTTATACTGGCTGGCTAACCCCATTTATCATGGCGTGTTTGTTGCGATGGGTTTTATCATCTTGTATGGCGTTTATGAAATCTTTTTTGTGTGTTTGTGCAAGATGAGTTTGGCTAAACTGGTTTTTAGGATTAAGATTATTGATATTTATTTAGCAGATTGCCCCAGTAGGGCTATTTTATTGAAGCGTTTAGGGTTAAAGATCGTGGTTTTTCTATGCCCCTTTTTATGGTTTGTAGTGTTTAAAAACCCCTATCATAGGGCATGGCATGAAGAAAAAAGCAAAAGTCTTTTGGTGTTGTTTTAA
- a CDS encoding phosphoribosyltransferase, with protein sequence MNTDFSHITDIEGMRFINEEDALNKLINEIHTRHIDLKDSIMLALSFNALYLAHALAQKFGATYDILFLEPILAPLNSKCEIALVSESMDIVMNESLINSFDITLDYVYGEAKRAYEEDILSHIYQYRKGNAIKSLKDKNIFIVDRGIETGFRAGLGVQTCLKKECQDIYILTPILAQNVAQGLESLCDGVISVYRPECFVSVEHHYKELKRLSNEEIEKYLGANNAPNLKKEH encoded by the coding sequence TTGAATACGGATTTTAGCCATATCACCGATATAGAGGGCATGCGTTTTATCAATGAAGAAGACGCTTTAAACAAATTGATTAATGAAATCCACACGCGCCATATTGATTTAAAAGATTCCATCATGCTCGCTTTGAGTTTTAACGCTCTGTATTTAGCTCACGCTTTAGCGCAAAAATTTGGAGCGACTTATGATATACTTTTTTTAGAACCTATCCTAGCCCCTTTAAACTCAAAATGCGAGATCGCTTTAGTGAGTGAAAGCATGGATATAGTGATGAATGAAAGCTTGATCAATTCCTTTGACATCACTTTAGATTATGTTTATGGGGAAGCCAAGCGGGCTTATGAAGAAGACATTTTGTCCCACATCTATCAGTATCGCAAAGGCAATGCGATCAAAAGCTTAAAAGATAAAAATATTTTTATCGTAGATAGGGGGATTGAAACCGGGTTTAGAGCAGGGTTAGGCGTGCAAACTTGCTTGAAAAAAGAATGCCAAGACATTTATATTTTAACCCCCATTCTCGCGCAAAATGTCGCTCAAGGCTTAGAAAGTTTGTGCGATGGGGTGATTAGCGTGTACCGCCCTGAATGTTTTGTCTCTGTGGAGCATCATTATAAAGAACTCAAACGATTAAGCAATGAAGAAATTGAAAAATACTTGGGTGCTAACAACGCGCCTAATTTAAAAAAGGAACATTAA
- a CDS encoding ABC transporter ATP-binding protein, which translates to MLVEIENLTKTYGSLKALDNISLKLPKQQFIGLLGPNGAGKTTLLKILAGLNLNYQGEVKILNQKIGIETKKSVAFLSDGDFLDPKLTPLKAIAFYKDFFSDFDSSKALDLLKRFSVPLKREFKALSKGMREKLQLILTLSRNASLYLFDEPVAGIDPIAREEIFELIAKEFSQNASLLVSTHLVVDVEKYLDSAIFLKEAKVVAFGDVGELKKGYSSLEVAYKERLK; encoded by the coding sequence ATGCTAGTAGAAATAGAGAATTTGACTAAAACTTATGGGAGTTTAAAAGCGTTAGACAATATCAGTTTGAAACTACCCAAACAACAATTTATAGGGCTTTTAGGCCCTAATGGGGCGGGCAAAACCACTCTGTTAAAAATTTTAGCTGGGTTGAATTTGAACTATCAGGGGGAAGTGAAAATTTTAAATCAAAAGATCGGCATAGAGACTAAAAAAAGTGTGGCGTTTTTAAGCGATGGCGATTTTTTAGATCCTAAATTAACGCCTTTAAAAGCGATCGCTTTTTACAAGGATTTTTTTAGCGATTTTGATTCATCAAAAGCCCTAGATTTACTCAAACGCTTCAGCGTGCCTTTAAAAAGAGAGTTCAAAGCCCTTTCAAAAGGCATGAGGGAAAAATTACAGCTGATTTTAACCCTATCACGAAACGCTTCTTTGTATCTTTTTGATGAGCCGGTGGCTGGGATTGACCCTATTGCAAGAGAAGAGATTTTTGAGTTAATCGCTAAGGAGTTTAGCCAAAACGCAAGCTTGCTAGTTTCTACGCATTTGGTGGTGGATGTGGAAAAGTATTTAGACAGCGCGATTTTTTTAAAAGAAGCTAAAGTGGTGGCTTTTGGGGATGTGGGAGAATTGAAAAAAGGGTATAGCAGTTTGGAGGTAGCGTATAAAGAAAGGTTGAAATAA
- a CDS encoding F0F1 ATP synthase subunit C, which translates to MKFLALFFLALAGVAFAHDGGMGGMDMIKSYSILGAMIGLGIAAFGGAIGMGNAAAATITGTARNPGVGGKLLTTMFVAMAMIEAQVIYTLVFAIIAIYSNPFLS; encoded by the coding sequence ATGAAATTTTTAGCGTTATTTTTTCTGGCTTTAGCGGGCGTTGCTTTCGCTCATGATGGTGGAATGGGTGGGATGGATATGATTAAATCTTATTCTATCTTAGGGGCAATGATCGGTCTAGGGATCGCCGCTTTTGGTGGGGCGATCGGTATGGGGAATGCGGCCGCAGCGACCATTACAGGCACAGCGAGAAACCCAGGAGTGGGCGGTAAATTGCTCACCACCATGTTCGTGGCCATGGCGATGATTGAAGCGCAAGTGATTTATACTCTAGTGTTTGCTATTATCGCTATTTATAGTAACCCATTCTTAAGTTAA
- a CDS encoding LPS-assembly protein LptD — translation MIYWLYLAVFFLLSALEAKEIAMQRFDKQNHKIFEILADKVSAKDNVITASGNAILLNYDVYILADKVRYDTKTKEALLEGNIKVYRGEGLLVKTDYVKLSLNEKYEIIFPFYVQDSVSGIWVSADIASGKDQKYKVKNMSASGCSIDNPIWHVNATSGSFNMQKSHLSMWNPKIYIGDIPVLYLPYIFMSTSNKRTTGFLYPEFGTSNLDGFIYLQPFYLAPKNSWDMTFTPQIRYKRGFGLNFEARYINSKNDRFLFNARYFRNYTQYVKRYDLRNQNIYGFEFLSSSRDTLQKYFHLKSNIDNGHYIDFLYMNDLDYVRFEKVNKRITDATHMSRANYYLQTENNYYGLNIKYFLNLNKINNNRTFQSVPNLQYHKYLNSLYFRNLLYSVDYQFRNTAREIGYGYVQNALNVPVGLQFSLFKKYLSLGLWNDLQLSNVALMQSKNSFVPTIPNESREFGNFVSSNFSMYVNTDLAREYNKLFHTIQLEAIFNIPYYTFKNGLFSQNMYALSAQALNSYTSPLLRDYDYQGRLYDSVWNPSSILPSNASNKTVDLTLTQYLYGLGGQELLYFKISQLINLDDKVSPFRMPLESKIGFSPLTGLNIFGNVFYSFYQNRLEEISVNANYQRKFLSFNLSYFLRNNFSSGINSIVENPADYLKAGFSNDFGYFSMSADVGYDIRNNVVLNWNVGIYKKIRCFGIGFQFVNQRRPILTGDPNQPIRVFENNYVKLELDFSPITKTNVTYRSLQRK, via the coding sequence ATGATTTATTGGTTGTATTTGGCGGTCTTTTTTTTGTTGAGCGCATTAGAGGCTAAAGAAATCGCTATGCAACGATTTGACAAACAAAACCATAAGATTTTTGAAATCCTTGCGGATAAAGTGAGCGCTAAAGACAATGTGATAACCGCCTCAGGGAATGCGATCTTATTGAATTATGATGTGTATATTCTAGCGGACAAGGTGCGTTATGACACTAAAACCAAAGAAGCGTTATTAGAGGGGAATATCAAGGTTTATAGGGGCGAGGGTTTGCTCGTTAAAACCGATTACGTGAAATTGAGTTTGAATGAAAAATATGAAATCATTTTCCCCTTTTATGTCCAAGACAGCGTGAGCGGGATTTGGGTGAGCGCGGATATTGCTAGCGGGAAGGATCAAAAATATAAGGTGAAAAACATGAGTGCTTCAGGGTGCAGCATTGATAACCCCATTTGGCATGTCAATGCGACTTCAGGCTCATTCAACATGCAAAAATCGCATTTGTCAATGTGGAATCCTAAGATCTATATCGGTGATATTCCTGTATTGTATTTGCCCTATATTTTCATGTCCACTAGCAATAAAAGAACTACCGGGTTTTTATACCCTGAGTTTGGCACTTCCAACTTAGACGGCTTTATTTATTTGCAACCCTTTTATTTAGCCCCCAAAAACTCATGGGATATGACCTTTACCCCACAAATCCGCTATAAAAGGGGTTTTGGCTTGAATTTTGAAGCGCGCTACATTAACTCTAAAAACGACAGGTTTTTATTCAATGCGCGCTATTTTAGGAATTACACCCAATACGTCAAACGCTACGATTTGAGGAATCAAAATATCTATGGTTTTGAATTTTTAAGCTCTAGTAGGGACACTTTACAAAAATACTTCCATCTTAAGTCTAATATTGACAACGGGCATTACATTGACTTTTTATACATGAACGATTTGGACTATGTGCGTTTTGAAAAGGTTAATAAGCGTATCACAGACGCCACGCACATGTCTAGGGCGAATTACTATTTGCAAACAGAAAACAATTATTACGGCTTGAATATCAAGTATTTTTTAAACCTGAATAAAATCAACAATAACCGCACTTTCCAATCTGTCCCTAATTTGCAATACCATAAATATTTAAATTCTTTGTATTTTAGGAATTTATTGTATTCGGTGGATTATCAGTTTAGAAACACCGCAAGAGAGATTGGTTATGGCTATGTGCAAAACGCTTTGAATGTGCCGGTGGGCTTGCAATTTTCTTTGTTTAAAAAGTATTTATCTTTAGGGCTTTGGAACGATCTCCAACTATCTAATGTGGCTTTAATGCAATCTAAAAATTCCTTCGTGCCTACGATCCCTAATGAATCAAGGGAATTTGGGAATTTTGTGTCTTCCAATTTTTCCATGTATGTCAATACGGATTTAGCCAGAGAATACAACAAGCTTTTCCACACGATCCAATTGGAAGCGATTTTCAACATCCCTTATTACACCTTTAAAAACGGCTTGTTTTCTCAAAACATGTATGCTTTAAGCGCGCAAGCCTTAAACAGCTACACTTCGCCTTTATTGAGAGATTATGATTATCAAGGGCGTTTGTATGACTCGGTGTGGAATCCTAGCAGCATTTTACCTAGCAATGCGAGCAATAAGACGGTGGATTTAACCCTAACGCAATACCTTTATGGCTTAGGGGGGCAAGAGTTGTTGTATTTTAAAATATCGCAACTCATCAATCTTGACGATAAAGTTTCGCCCTTTAGAATGCCACTAGAGAGCAAGATCGGGTTTTCGCCCTTAACAGGATTGAATATCTTTGGGAATGTCTTTTATTCGTTTTATCAAAACCGCTTAGAAGAAATCTCTGTGAACGCCAATTACCAACGCAAGTTTTTAAGCTTTAACCTCTCTTATTTTTTAAGGAACAATTTTAGCAGTGGGATTAATAGCATTGTAGAAAATCCTGCGGATTATTTAAAGGCGGGTTTTAGCAACGACTTTGGTTACTTTTCCATGAGTGCGGATGTGGGTTATGATATTAGAAACAATGTGGTTTTAAATTGGAATGTGGGGATTTATAAAAAAATCCGTTGTTTTGGGATTGGCTTTCAATTCGTCAACCAACGACGCCCTATCCTCACTGGCGATCCCAACCAGCCTATAAGAGTGTTTGAAAATAACTATGTTAAGCTAGAATTAGACTTTTCACCGATCACTAAAACCAATGTAACTTACCGCTCTTTACAGCGTAAGTAA